In a genomic window of Punica granatum isolate Tunisia-2019 chromosome 6, ASM765513v2, whole genome shotgun sequence:
- the LOC116212267 gene encoding lysM domain receptor-like kinase 3 translates to MEGSDTTVRKPSTVADFGLAKLVGRTNEEDLIATRLVGTPGYLPPESVKELQVTPKTDVFAFGVVLAELITGQRALTRDNNEPPKLKSLITVVNKIFREEDPESALEAVVDGNLRGSYPMEDVCKMAEIAEWCLSEDPVNRPEMREVVQTISQIMTSSVEWEASLGGNSQVFSGLLGR, encoded by the exons ATGgaaggctctgataccactgttaGAAAACCGAGCACG GTAGCGGATTTTGGATTGGCAAAGCTTGTGGGGAGAACAAACGAGGAAGATCTCATTGCTACACGACTCGTCGGCACACCAGGATATCTTCCTCCCGA GTCCGTGAAGGAACTCCAGGTGACTCCCAAAACCGACGTGTTTGCATTTGGAGTCGTTTTGGCAGAGCTAATAACGGGTCAGAGAGCACTGACTCGAGACAATAATGAGCCCCCCAAATTGAAATCACTAATCACAGTG GTAAATAAGATTTTTCGAGAAGAGGACCCAGAATCCGCTTTAGAAGCTGTGGTGGATGGGAACCTTCGGGGAAGCTATCCCATGGAGGATGTCTGTAAG ATGGCAGAAATAGCTGAGTGGTGTTTGAGTGAAGATCCAGTGAACCGACCCGAAATGCGCGAGGTCGTACAGACTATATCTCAGATCATGACATCCTCGGTCGAGTGGGAAGCTTCCTTGGGAGGGAATAGCCAAGTTTTCAGTGGCCTGTTAGGAAGATGA
- the LOC116210306 gene encoding protein POOR HOMOLOGOUS SYNAPSIS 1 isoform X1, protein MAGSLQIVAFQSKPSPCSAPPTRGHWEVHFSRFLIHRTPPPSSTCPDLVPRRSSCTSGKTIRRIGTWLSSTSPASLQLIDCGSEGDAILAVYLGEKRMEEHFISKLHFTWPQVTCVSGFPARGSRVVLVSYRDCADEVQKFALRFGTNCEAEAFTNALIESMCNMNSAAEIDPPIPPLASEIVSHSEFVSSSTPPHRCQEEVDAAPAAKLEPEAQQCGNHQETLHNHNAEVSLAAYPPSFTTLLTSCQSEAGKVTAQPTSSKEERIRSQIMMYMEDSAFQDMLITVEKVIEELGGDLAL, encoded by the exons ATGGCGGGTTCTCTGCAGATTGTGGCCTTCCAGAGCAAGCCGTCGCCCTGCTCGGCGCCTCCCACTCGAGGCCATTGGGAGGTCCACTTCTCTCGCTTCCTCATCCACCGCACTCCTCCGCCCTCCTCAACGTGTCCCGATCTCGTCCCTCGTCGGAGCAGCTGCACTTCCGGGAAGACGATCCGCCGCATTGGCACCTGGCTGTCCTCCACTTCACCAGCTTCTCTGCAGCTCATCGATTGCGGCTCCGAGGGAGATGCGATCCTCGCGGTTTACTTGGGAGAGAAGAGAATG GAAGAACACTTCATTTCCAAGTTGCACTTCACATGGCCTCAGGTGACATGCGTGTCTGGGTTTCCTGCTAGGGGTAGCAGAGTTGTCCTTGTCAGCTACCGTGATTGTGCAGATGAG GTCCAGAAGTTTGCTCTACGTTTCGGGACAAATTGTGAAGCCGAGGCATTCACAAATGCTTTGATA GAAAGTATGTGTAACATGAACAGTGCAGCAGAAATCGACCCTCCCATTCCCCCCTTAGCATCTGAAATAGTGTCACATTCCGAGTTTGTGTCATCCAGTACACCCCCTCACAG ATGCCAAGAGGAAGTTGACGCTGCCCCTGCTGCCAAGCTGGAGCCTGAAGCTCAGCAATGTGGGAATCACCAAGAAACCTTGCATAATCACAATGCTGAAGTCTCCCTTGCAGCTTATCCTCCGAGCTTCACAACATTATTGACCAGCTGTCAGTCTGAGGCAGGAAAAG TGACGGCCCAGCCAACTTCCTCTAAAGAAGAGCGCATCAGATCCCAAATCATG ATGTACATGGAAGATTCTGCTTTTCAAG ACATGTTGATAACCGTCGAAAAAGTTATTGAAGAATTGGGAGGAGACTTGGCACTGTAA
- the LOC116210358 gene encoding lysM domain receptor-like kinase 3, with protein MLPISLLDKKMRAVFHAINNDHATKYAMTNKASPSSSSPPKLLPFSCSSPSAGMAFRIPQSSLSLLLALLASFLAQVSNSEASPANTTDMYAFCSDKIQSCNASLYYSSNGLSTDEIASLYSVKLSQISNFTHQNKQDYLIQVPCSCQTVDGIKGYFYNTSYTILDGDTFYNVSSKKYNGQAYEEGDEQKIFNVNAVVTIYLMCGCIKNDDQEVVTYTVQPSDTLLTIASMLSSVMSNIQSLSRILNFNEDQNFILPGWVLFVPMELKGLPPPKKGKRNTHKWVIITAILSTVTFLSILTLIIIVKLRRSHQDSEEDPKIRSRSMTANKAASFQTQHLKKDGMDDLSAFGSERPIVFTLEEIEDATSDFAESKKIGEGGYGSVYFGVLVGGQEVAVKKMRSSKSKEFLAELKVLVKIHHINVVELLGYASGEDHLYLVYEYVQNGSLNDHLHDPLLKGHQPLSWTARTQIALDAAKGIEYIHDHTKARYVHRDIKTSNILLDEGLRAKVADFGLAKLVGRTNEEDLIATRLVGTPGYLPPESVKELQVTPKTDVFAFGVVLAELITGQRALTRDNNEPPKLKSLITVVNKIFREEDPESALEAVVDGNLRGSYPMEDVCKMAEIAEWCLSEDPANRPEMREVVQTISQIMTSSVEWEASLGGNSQVFSGLLGR; from the exons ATGCTTCCAATCTCCCTTCTCGACAAAAAAATGAGGGCAGTTTTCCATGCAATTAACAATGACCATGCCACCAAATATGCCATGACAAATAAAGCttcaccatcatcatcatcacctcCCAAGCTTCTTCCATTCAGCTGTTCCTCTCCCTCTGCAGGCATGGCTTTTCGGATCCCCCAGTcgtctctctccctcctcctcgCTCTATTGGCTTCTTTCCTTGCTCAGGTTTCAAACTCGGAAGCCTCACCTGCCAACACGACCGATATGTATGCCTTCTGCTCAGATAAGATCCAGAGCTGTAATGCATCCCTCTATTACAGCAGCAACGGTCTCTCCACAGATGAGATCGCATCCCTCTACTCTGTCAAGCTGTCGCAGATATCAAACTTCACGCACCAGAACAAGCAGGACTACCTCATCCAAGTGCCCTGCTCTTGCCAAACTGTTGACGGGATCAAGGGGTACTTCTATAACACGTCCTACACCATCCTAGATGGGGACACGTTCTACAACGTGTCGTCCAAGAAGTACAATGGTCAGGCTTATGAGGAAGGAGACGAACAGAAGATATTCAACGTGAATGCAGTGGTCACAATTTATCTCATGTGCGGGTGTATCAAGAATGATGACCAGGAGGTTGTGACCTACACGGTTCAGCCGTCGGACACGCTATTGACCATTGCAAGTATGCTGTCCTCAGTAATGAGCAACATCCAGAGCTTGAGCCGGATCCTCAATTTTAATGAGGACCAGAATTTTATCCTCCCTGGTTGGGTGTTATTCGTGCCGATGGAGCTAAAGGGTCTCCCTCCTCCAAAGAAAGGCAAGCGAAAT ACCCACAAGTGGGTGATAATAACAGCCATTTTATCGACCGTAACCTTTCTTTCGATCCTCACATTGATCATCATTGTCAAACTACGTCGGTCCCATCAGGACAGCGAAGAAGACCCGAAAATCAGATCAAGAAGCATGACTGCCAACAAAGCCGCTTCATTTCAAACGCAGCATCTGAAAAAAGATGGCATGGACG ATTTATCCGCTTTTGGATCTGAAAGGCCAATAGTATTTACCCTTGAGGAGATCGAGGATGCCACTAGTGACTTTGCTGAGAGCAAGAAGATTGGAGAGGGAGGATACGGGAGCGTCTACTTTGGAGTACTAGTAGGAGGGCAG GAGGTAGCGGTAAAGAAGATGAGATCGAGCAAGTCCAAGGAGTTCCTTGCAGAGCTTAAAGTCTTGGTCAAGATCCATCACATAAATGTG GTGGAGCTGTTAGGATATGCTAGCGGAGAAGATCACCTTTACTTAGTTTACGAGTATGTTCAGAACGGGTCTCTCAACGACCATCTTCATGATCCCTTGCTTAAAG GCCATCAGCCTCTCTCTTGGACTGCTAGAACTCAAATCGCTCTTGATGCTGCAAAAGGTATTGAGTATATCCATGATCACACCAAGGCTCGTTATGTGCACCGTGATATAAAGACGAGCAACATTCTACTTGATGAGGGGCTAAGAGCAAAG GTAGCAGATTTTGGATTGGCAAAGCTTGTGGGGAGAACAAACGAGGAAGATCTCATTGCTACACGACTCGTCGGCACACCAGGATATCTTCCTCCCGA GTCCGTGAAGGAACTCCAGGTGACTCCCAAAACCGACGTGTTTGCATTTGGAGTCGTTTTGGCAGAGCTAATAACGGGTCAGAGAGCACTGACTCGAGACAATAATGAGCCCCCCAAATTGAAATCACTAATCACAGTG GTAAATAAGATTTTTCGAGAAGAGGACCCAGAATCCGCTTTAGAAGCTGTGGTGGATGGGAACCTTCGGGGAAGCTATCCCATGGAGGATGTCTGTAAG ATGGCAGAAATAGCTGAGTGGTGTTTGAGTGAAGATCCAGCGAACCGACCCGAAATGCGCGAGGTCGTACAGACTATATCTCAGATCATGACATCCTCGGTCGAGTGGGAAGCTTCCTTGGGAGGGAATAGCCAAGTTTTCAGTGGCCTGTTAGGAAGATGA
- the LOC116210306 gene encoding protein POOR HOMOLOGOUS SYNAPSIS 1 isoform X2, translated as MAGSLQIVAFQSKPSPCSAPPTRGHWEVHFSRFLIHRTPPPSSTCPDLVPRRSSCTSGKTIRRIGTWLSSTSPASLQLIDCGSEGDAILAVYLGEKRMVQKFALRFGTNCEAEAFTNALIESMCNMNSAAEIDPPIPPLASEIVSHSEFVSSSTPPHRCQEEVDAAPAAKLEPEAQQCGNHQETLHNHNAEVSLAAYPPSFTTLLTSCQSEAGKVTAQPTSSKEERIRSQIMMYMEDSAFQDMLITVEKVIEELGGDLAL; from the exons ATGGCGGGTTCTCTGCAGATTGTGGCCTTCCAGAGCAAGCCGTCGCCCTGCTCGGCGCCTCCCACTCGAGGCCATTGGGAGGTCCACTTCTCTCGCTTCCTCATCCACCGCACTCCTCCGCCCTCCTCAACGTGTCCCGATCTCGTCCCTCGTCGGAGCAGCTGCACTTCCGGGAAGACGATCCGCCGCATTGGCACCTGGCTGTCCTCCACTTCACCAGCTTCTCTGCAGCTCATCGATTGCGGCTCCGAGGGAGATGCGATCCTCGCGGTTTACTTGGGAGAGAAGAGAATG GTCCAGAAGTTTGCTCTACGTTTCGGGACAAATTGTGAAGCCGAGGCATTCACAAATGCTTTGATA GAAAGTATGTGTAACATGAACAGTGCAGCAGAAATCGACCCTCCCATTCCCCCCTTAGCATCTGAAATAGTGTCACATTCCGAGTTTGTGTCATCCAGTACACCCCCTCACAG ATGCCAAGAGGAAGTTGACGCTGCCCCTGCTGCCAAGCTGGAGCCTGAAGCTCAGCAATGTGGGAATCACCAAGAAACCTTGCATAATCACAATGCTGAAGTCTCCCTTGCAGCTTATCCTCCGAGCTTCACAACATTATTGACCAGCTGTCAGTCTGAGGCAGGAAAAG TGACGGCCCAGCCAACTTCCTCTAAAGAAGAGCGCATCAGATCCCAAATCATG ATGTACATGGAAGATTCTGCTTTTCAAG ACATGTTGATAACCGTCGAAAAAGTTATTGAAGAATTGGGAGGAGACTTGGCACTGTAA
- the LOC116210470 gene encoding L-tryptophan--pyruvate aminotransferase 1-like, with protein sequence MGGTKNTTTRVGKASFGVSKCTRPARAGLKPDSPVNLDQGDPTMFEEYWRKNKESCDVVIGGSELMSYFSNPHIMCWYLLPELEDSIHRLHSLVGNVSTEGRHIIVGSGSTQLLQATLYALSANSPQPVSVVCAAPYYSCYPELADLLKSGLYKWEGDAYNFDKEGPYIELVTSPNNPDGYTRGPVVNRGDGKVVYDLAYYWPQYTAITHQLDHDIMLFTFSKSTGHAGSRIGWAIVKDEKVARKMLKFMEVMSIGVSKEAQFRAAKILGAICDGYEGFRPIDTENFFEYSKRLMIERWERLREVVNQSEIFSLPKFSQEYCLFSSEFTENHPSFAWLKCKEELKDAQSVLRGQKILARSGTKFGVDPTFARVSMVSREDVFNAFLERLSATKGAVSNGNMA encoded by the exons ATGGGTGGCACCAAGAACACAACCACCCGCGTCGGCAAGGCCAGCTTCGGCGTCTCCAAATGCACCCGGCCTGCCAGAGCTGGCCTCAAACCCGACTCCCCCGTCAACCTCGACCA GGGGGATCCGACAATGTTCGAGGAATACTGGAGGAAGAATAAGGAGAGTTGCGACGTGGTGATCGGGGGAAGCGAGTTGATGAGTTACTTCAGCAACCCCCATATCATGTGCTGGTACCTTCTGCCGGAACTCGAGGACTCCATCCACCGCCTCCACAGCCTCGTCGGGAATGTCTCGACGGAGGGCCGCCATATCATTGTGGGGAGCGGCTCCACCCAACTCCTCCAAGCAACGCTCTATGCACTCTCGGCCAACTCGCCTCAGCCCGTCAGCGTCGTCTGCGCAGCCCCCTACTACTCG TGCTATCCGGAGTTGGCGGATTTGCTCAAGTCTGGATTGTACAAGTGGGAGGGCGATGCGTACAACTTTGACAAGGAGGGCCCGTATATAGAGCTGGTGACATCGCCTAACAACCCGGACGGTTATACCCGTGGACCGGTGGTGAACCGGGGGGATGGGAAGGTGGTCTATGACTTGGCCTACTACTGGCCCCAATACACTGCTATCACCCACCAACTTGACCATGACATCATGCTGTTTACTTTCTCAAAGAGCACTGGTCACGCCGGTTCTCGTATCGG GTGGGCCATCGTGAAGGACGAGAAGGTGGCTAGGAAGATGCTCAAGTTCATGGAGGTGATGTCGATTGGGGTATCAAAGGAAGCCCAATTTCGAGCAGCGAAGATCTTAGGAGCAATATGTGATGGATATGAGGGCTTTCGTCCCATAGATACGGAGAACTTCTTTGAGTACTCCAAGCGTCTCATGATCGAAAGGTGGGAGAGGCTGAGAGAAGTCGTGAACCAGAGCGAGATCTTCAGCCTGCCCAAGTTCTCTCAGGAGTACTGCCTCTTCTCCTCCGAGTTCACCGAGAATCACCCCT CATTCGCATGGCTGAAGTGCAAGGAGGAGTTGAAGGATGCACAGAGTGTGTTGAGAGGGCAAAAGATACTCGCTAGGAGCGGGACGAAGTTCGGGGTCGACCCCACTTTCGCAAGGGTAAGCATGGTGAGCCGAGAAGACGTGTTCAATGCCTTCCTTGAGAGGTTATCAGCCACTAAAGGAGCCGTCAGCAATGGGAATATGGCATAG
- the LOC116210367 gene encoding L-tryptophan--pyruvate aminotransferase 1-like — MGGTENTTTRVGKANFGVSKCTRPAGAGLSPDSPVNLDQGDPTMFEEYWRKNKESCDVVIGGSELMSYFSNPHIMCWYLLPELEDSIRRLHSLVGNVSTEGRHIIVGNGSTQLLQATLYALSADSPQPVSVVCAAPYYSCYPELADLLKSGLYKWEGDAYDFDKEGPYIELVTSPNNPDGSIRGPVVNRGDGKVVYDLAYYWPQYTAITHQLDHDLMLFTFSKSTGHAGSRIGWAIVKDEKVARKMLKFMEVMSIGVSKEAQFRAAKILGAICDGYEGFRPIDTENFFEYSKRLMIERWERLREVVNQSEIFSLPKFSQEYCLFSSEFTETHPSFAWLKCKEELKDAQSVLRGQKILARSGTKFGVDPTFARVSMVSREDVFNAFLERLSAPKGAVSNGNQA; from the exons ATGGGTGGCACCGAGAACACAACCACCCGCGTTGGCAAGGCCAACTTCGGAGTCTCCAAATGCACCCGGCCTGCTGGAGCTGGCCTCTCGCCCGACTCCCCCGTCAACCTCGACCA GGGGGATCCGACAATGTTCGAGGAATACTGGAGGAAGAATAAGGAGAGTTGCGACGTGGTGATTGGGGGAAGCGAGTTGATGAGTTACTTCAGCAACCCCCATATCATGTGCTGGTACCTTCTGCCGGAACTCGAGGACTCCATCCGCCGCCTCCACAGCCTCGTTGGGAATGTCTCGACGGAGGGCCGCCATATCATTGTGGGGAACGGCTCCACCCAACTCCTCCAGGCGACGCTCTATGCGCTCTCAGCCGACTCGCCTCAGCCTGTCAGCGTCGTCTGCGCAGCCCCCTACTACTCG TGCTATCCGGAATTGGCGGATTTGCTCAAGTCTGGATTGTACAAGTGGGAGGGCGATGCGTACGACTTTGACAAGGAGGGCCCGTATATAGAGCTGGTGACATCGCCTAACAACCCGGACGGTTCTATCCGTGGACCGGTGGTGAACCGGGGGGATGGGAAGGTGGTCTATGACTTGGCCTACTACTGGCCCCAATACACTGCTATCACCCACCAACTTGACCATGACCTCATGCTGTTTACTTTCTCAAAGAGCACTGGTCACGCCGGTTCTCGTATCGG GTGGGCCATCGTGAAGGACGAGAAGGTGGCTAGGAAGATGCTCAAGTTCATGGAGGTGATGTCGATTGGGGTATCAAAGGAAGCCCAATTTCGAGCAGCGAAGATCTTAGGAGCAATATGTGATGGATATGAGGGCTTTCGTCCCATAGATACGGAGAATTTCTTTGAGTACTCCAAGCGTCTCATGATCGAAAGGTGGGAGAGGCTGAGAGAAGTCGTGAACCAGAGCGAGATCTTCAGCCTTCCCAAGTTCTCTCAGGAGTACTGCCTCTTCTCCTCCGAGTTCACCGAGACTCACCCCT CATTCGCGTGGCTGAAGTGCAAAGAGGAGTTGAAGGATGCACAGAGTGTGTTGAGAGGGCAAAAGATACTCGCTAGGAGCGGGACGAAGTTCGGGGTCGACCCCACTTTCGCAAGGGTAAGCATGGTGAGCCGAGAAGACGTGTTCAATGCCTTCCTTGAGAGGTTATCAGCCCCTAAAGGAGCCGTCAGCAATGGGAATCAGGCATAG
- the LOC116210357 gene encoding L-tryptophan--pyruvate aminotransferase 1-like, with protein MGGTKNTTTRVGKASFGVSKCTRPARAGLKPDSPVNLDQGDPTMFEEYWRKNKESCDVVIGGSELMSYFSNPHIMCWYLLPELEDSIHRLHSLVGNVSTEGRHIIVGSGSTQLLQATLYALSANSPQPVSVVCAAPYYSCYPELADLLKSGLYKWEGDAYNFDKEGPYIELVTSPNNPDGYIRGPVVNRGDGKVVYDLAYYWPQYTAITHQLDHDIMLFTFSKSTGHAGSRIGWAIVKDEKVARKMLKFMEVMSIGVSKEAQFRAAKILGAICDGYEGFRPIDTENFFEYSKRLMIERWERLREVVNQSEIFSLPKFSQEYCLFSSEFTETHPSFAWLKCKEELKDAQSVLRGQKILARSGTKFGVDPTFARVSMVSREDVFNAFLERLSAPKGAVSNGNQA; from the exons ATGGGTGGCACCAAGAACACAACCACCCGCGTCGGCAAGGCCAGCTTCGGCGTCTCCAAATGCACCCGGCCTGCCAGAGCTGGCCTCAAACCCGACTCCCCCGTCAACCTCGACCA GGGGGATCCGACAATGTTCGAGGAATACTGGAGGAAGAATAAGGAGAGTTGCGACGTGGTGATCGGGGGAAGCGAGTTGATGAGTTACTTCAGCAACCCCCATATCATGTGCTGGTACCTTCTGCCGGAACTCGAGGACTCCATCCACCGCCTCCACAGCCTCGTCGGGAATGTCTCGACGGAGGGCCGCCATATCATTGTGGGGAGCGGCTCCACCCAACTCCTCCAAGCAACGCTCTATGCACTCTCGGCCAACTCGCCTCAGCCCGTCAGCGTCGTCTGCGCAGCCCCCTACTACTCG TGCTATCCGGAGTTGGCGGATTTGCTCAAGTCTGGATTGTACAAGTGGGAGGGCGATGCGTACAACTTTGACAAGGAGGGCCCGTATATAGAGCTGGTGACATCGCCTAACAACCCGGACGGTTATATCCGTGGACCGGTGGTGAACCGGGGGGATGGGAAGGTGGTCTATGACTTGGCCTACTACTGGCCCCAATACACTGCTATCACCCACCAACTTGACCATGACATCATGCTGTTTACTTTCTCAAAGAGCACTGGTCACGCCGGTTCTCGTATCGG GTGGGCCATCGTGAAGGACGAGAAGGTGGCTAGGAAGATGCTCAAGTTCATGGAGGTGATGTCGATTGGGGTATCAAAGGAAGCCCAATTTCGAGCAGCGAAGATCTTAGGAGCAATATGTGATGGATATGAGGGCTTTCGTCCCATAGATACGGAGAATTTCTTTGAGTACTCCAAGCGTCTCATGATCGAAAGGTGGGAGAGGCTGAGAGAAGTCGTGAACCAGAGCGAGATCTTCAGCCTTCCCAAGTTCTCTCAGGAGTACTGCCTCTTCTCCTCCGAGTTCACCGAGACTCACCCCT CATTCGCGTGGCTGAAGTGCAAAGAGGAGTTGAAGGATGCACAGAGTGTGTTGAGAGGGCAAAAGATACTCGCTAGGAGCGGGACGAAGTTCGGGGTCGACCCCACTTTCGCAAGGGTAAGCATGGTGAGCCGAGAAGACGTGTTCAATGCCTTCCTTGAGAGGTTATCAGCCCCTAAAGGAGCCGTCAGCAATGGGAATCAGGCATAG